One window from the genome of Variovorax sp. PAMC26660 encodes:
- a CDS encoding MFS transporter encodes MNRNLWLLAICQGLLLTNNVTFIAINGLVGLGIAPHGWMATLPVMGYVVGGALSTGLVARTQQRFGRRGSFQIGLAVAVASALVCAYAAVSKNFWLLCFATVVAGYYNANAGLYRFAAAELAAPAWREKAVSMVMAGGLIGAVAGPNLATVTRQAFSVPFAGAYIALAGVALLSMAVMHFIEFPAALTRKEAAAGRPLREIMRQPVFIVAAASSALGYGVMNLLMAATPIAMQICSLPFSDAALVLEWHVIGMFAPGFFTGHLIRRFGALPVMGVGLALNLACIAVALSGVELHHFIVALCLLGVGWNFLFTGSTTLSLTAYTPEERDRTQGALNFCVFATLALTSFASGVLVTTQGWQLLNFGSLVPVALTGIALIWLERKRRIAAAAAI; translated from the coding sequence ATGAACCGCAACCTCTGGCTGCTGGCCATCTGCCAGGGCCTGCTGCTGACCAACAACGTCACCTTCATCGCGATCAACGGGCTGGTTGGCCTCGGCATCGCGCCGCACGGCTGGATGGCGACGCTGCCGGTGATGGGCTATGTGGTGGGCGGCGCGCTCAGCACCGGGCTGGTGGCGCGCACGCAGCAGCGCTTCGGGCGGCGTGGTTCGTTCCAGATCGGGCTGGCGGTGGCGGTGGCATCGGCACTGGTGTGCGCCTACGCCGCCGTCTCGAAGAACTTCTGGCTGCTCTGTTTTGCCACGGTGGTCGCGGGCTACTACAACGCCAACGCCGGGCTCTATCGCTTCGCCGCCGCCGAGCTTGCGGCGCCGGCGTGGCGCGAGAAGGCCGTCTCGATGGTGATGGCGGGCGGCCTCATCGGCGCGGTCGCGGGGCCCAACCTGGCGACCGTCACGCGCCAGGCCTTTTCGGTGCCGTTCGCGGGCGCGTACATCGCGCTGGCCGGGGTGGCGCTGCTGTCGATGGCGGTGATGCACTTCATCGAATTTCCCGCGGCGCTGACGCGCAAGGAAGCAGCGGCCGGCCGGCCGCTGCGCGAGATCATGCGGCAGCCGGTGTTCATCGTGGCCGCAGCTTCGAGCGCATTGGGCTATGGCGTGATGAACCTGCTGATGGCGGCCACGCCCATCGCCATGCAGATCTGCAGCCTGCCTTTCTCAGATGCCGCGCTGGTGCTTGAATGGCATGTGATCGGCATGTTCGCGCCGGGCTTCTTCACCGGGCACCTGATCCGCCGTTTCGGCGCGTTGCCGGTGATGGGCGTGGGGCTGGCGCTCAACCTGGCTTGCATCGCGGTCGCGCTCTCTGGCGTCGAGCTGCATCACTTCATCGTGGCACTGTGCCTGCTGGGCGTGGGCTGGAATTTTCTGTTCACCGGCAGCACGACGCTGTCACTCACGGCCTATACGCCCGAAGAGCGTGACCGGACGCAGGGCGCGCTCAACTTCTGCGTGTTCGCCACGCTGGCGCTGACCTCGTTCGCCTCGGGTGTGCTGGTCACGACCCAAGGCTGGCAGTTGCTGAACTTCGGTTCGCTGGTGCCGGTGGCGCTGACGGGCATTGCGCTGATCTGGCTGGAGCGCAAGCGGCGAATCGCCGCTGCGGCCGCGATCTGA
- a CDS encoding alpha/beta hydrolase, protein MSALPLPHRVSLSTPDGETLALRRLPAPGQPRAVVVIVHGLGEHAGRYHALAEDLHEWGFAVWAHDHHGHGESTGARGGLPSERRLVDDLALVIDDARRENPGLPLVLLGHSLGGLVAASLVARGVRPVDGLVLSSPGLDPGLSGFQKALLAVLPRIAPNLRVGNGLDDNYLSHDPAVVQAYRDDPLTHDRIGSRLARFLAHEGASVQQHAANWPVPTLLLYAGDDRLVVPAASRAFAAAAAPSGMVEAHCFPLLYHEIFNELEAAPVFAALRHWLDRRFPPG, encoded by the coding sequence TTGAGCGCCCTGCCCTTGCCGCATCGCGTGTCGCTGTCCACGCCGGACGGCGAGACGCTGGCGCTGCGCCGCCTGCCGGCGCCCGGCCAGCCGCGCGCGGTGGTGGTGATCGTGCATGGGCTTGGCGAGCATGCCGGCCGCTATCACGCGCTCGCCGAAGACCTGCACGAATGGGGCTTTGCCGTCTGGGCGCATGACCACCACGGCCACGGCGAATCGACCGGTGCGCGCGGCGGCCTGCCAAGCGAGCGGCGGCTGGTCGACGACCTCGCATTGGTGATCGACGATGCGCGCCGCGAAAACCCCGGGCTGCCGCTGGTGCTGCTGGGCCACAGCCTCGGCGGCCTGGTCGCGGCGAGTCTGGTGGCGCGCGGCGTGCGGCCGGTCGACGGGCTGGTGCTGTCGTCGCCGGGGCTCGACCCGGGCCTGAGCGGATTCCAGAAGGCGCTGCTCGCGGTGCTGCCGCGCATTGCGCCGAACCTGCGCGTGGGCAACGGGCTCGACGACAACTACCTCTCGCACGACCCGGCCGTGGTGCAGGCCTACCGCGACGATCCGCTCACGCACGATCGCATCGGCAGCCGGCTTGCGCGCTTCCTCGCACATGAAGGGGCGTCGGTGCAGCAGCACGCCGCCAACTGGCCTGTGCCGACCCTGCTTCTCTATGCGGGCGACGACCGCCTCGTGGTGCCCGCCGCAAGCCGCGCGTTCGCCGCCGCCGCCGCGCCCAGCGGCATGGTCGAGGCGCACTGCTTCCCGTTGCTGTACCACGAGATCTTCAACGAGCTGGAGGCAGCGCCCGTGTTCGCAGCCCTGCGGCACTGGCTCGACCGGCGCTTTCCGCCGGGCTGA
- a CDS encoding M20 family metallopeptidase has product MNAPLHREMPAGTLDAARALSDVTAQWDGDIVRQLTDYIAIPSKSPGFDKDWAANGYLETVLRNAAAWVEAQKVEGLKLEIVRLEGRTPVLFFEVPASGTDMTETVLMYGHLDKQPEFTGWRNDLGPWTPKYENGLLYGRGGADDGYAVYASVAALQALKAQGVAHPRIVGLIETCEESGSYDLLPYVDALRPRLGNVELVICLDSGAGNYDQLWLTTSLRGMASGTLKVEVLTEGIHSGDASGLVPSSFRIMRQVLDRLEDSATGRLLPASFHCEVPADRLAQAKATAAILGEEVYKRFPWAHYDCGGSTMFALPTTTDPLEALLNRTWKPTLSVTGAEGFPALKDAGNVLRPYTAFKLSLRLPPLVDAAETVQKLKALLEDNAPYQARVTFEGSGATGWNAPTITPWFEDALNKASQAHFGASCGYIGQGGTIPLMSMLSAGFPKAQMMVCGVLGPKSNAHGPNEFLHVPYAKKLTAAVAEVIAALPAAHRAAAAEPVAA; this is encoded by the coding sequence ATGAACGCCCCCCTGCACCGCGAAATGCCCGCCGGCACGCTCGACGCCGCGCGCGCCCTCTCTGATGTCACCGCCCAATGGGACGGCGACATCGTCAGGCAACTCACCGACTACATCGCCATCCCGTCCAAGTCGCCCGGCTTCGACAAGGACTGGGCCGCCAACGGCTACCTGGAGACCGTGCTGCGCAACGCCGCGGCCTGGGTCGAGGCGCAGAAGGTCGAGGGCTTGAAGCTGGAGATCGTGCGCCTGGAAGGCCGCACGCCGGTGCTGTTCTTCGAAGTGCCGGCCAGCGGCACCGACATGACCGAGACCGTGCTGATGTACGGCCACCTCGACAAGCAACCTGAATTCACCGGCTGGCGCAACGACCTCGGCCCCTGGACGCCCAAGTACGAGAACGGCCTGCTCTACGGCCGCGGCGGCGCCGACGACGGCTATGCGGTGTACGCCAGCGTCGCCGCACTGCAGGCCCTCAAGGCCCAGGGCGTGGCGCATCCGCGCATCGTCGGCCTGATCGAGACCTGCGAAGAAAGTGGCTCCTACGACCTGCTGCCGTACGTTGACGCGCTGCGTCCGCGCCTGGGCAATGTCGAGCTGGTGATCTGCCTGGACTCCGGCGCCGGCAACTACGACCAGCTGTGGCTCACGACCTCGCTGCGTGGCATGGCCAGCGGCACGCTCAAGGTCGAAGTGCTGACCGAAGGCATTCACTCGGGCGACGCCTCGGGCCTCGTGCCGTCGAGCTTTCGCATCATGCGGCAGGTGCTCGACCGCCTCGAAGACAGCGCCACCGGCCGCCTGCTGCCCGCGAGCTTCCACTGCGAAGTGCCGGCCGACCGCCTGGCGCAGGCCAAGGCCACCGCCGCGATCCTCGGTGAAGAGGTCTACAAGCGCTTCCCGTGGGCGCACTACGACTGCGGCGGTTCGACCATGTTCGCGCTGCCGACCACCACCGATCCGCTCGAAGCCCTGCTCAACCGCACCTGGAAGCCCACGCTGTCGGTCACCGGCGCCGAAGGCTTTCCGGCGCTGAAGGATGCGGGCAACGTGCTGCGTCCGTACACCGCTTTCAAGCTCTCGCTGCGCCTGCCGCCGCTGGTCGACGCGGCCGAGACGGTGCAGAAGCTCAAGGCGCTGCTGGAAGACAACGCGCCCTACCAGGCGCGCGTCACCTTCGAAGGCAGCGGCGCCACCGGCTGGAACGCACCGACGATCACACCGTGGTTCGAGGATGCGCTCAACAAGGCTTCGCAGGCGCACTTCGGCGCGTCGTGCGGCTACATCGGCCAGGGCGGCACGATCCCGCTGATGAGCATGCTCAGCGCGGGCTTCCCCAAGGCGCAGATGATGGTCTGCGGCGTGCTCGGCCCGAAGAGCAACGCGCACGGACCCAACGAGTTCCTGCACGTGCCCTACGCCAAAAAGCTGACGGCCGCCGTGGCCGAGGTCATCGCCGCACTTCCGGCCGCGCACCGCGCCGCCGCCGCGGAGCCCGTGGCGGCTTGA
- a CDS encoding DUF72 domain-containing protein produces MSKAASTRTQANIKAGIGGWTYEPWRDNFYPKGLAHAKELNYASRKVSAIEINGTYYSTFKPEHFRKWHDETPADFMFSLKASRFATNRKLLSGAGDSIKRFIDSGVVELGDKLGPIVWQFMPTKQFDAEDFEAFLELLPKKEGSRALRHVMDVRHESFIVPAYKALAKKHKVSTVFTDADKFPSFEEPEGEFAYARLMMADAKLKTGYGPKALDTWAERAQGWAGSPTKKRDVFVYFINGAKEKAPAAAGALLERLGWTPPA; encoded by the coding sequence GTGAGCAAGGCAGCATCGACTCGGACCCAGGCGAACATCAAGGCAGGCATCGGCGGCTGGACCTACGAGCCCTGGCGCGACAACTTCTATCCCAAGGGCCTCGCGCACGCGAAGGAGTTGAACTATGCGAGCCGCAAGGTGAGCGCCATCGAGATCAACGGCACCTACTACAGCACCTTCAAGCCCGAGCACTTCAGGAAGTGGCACGACGAGACGCCGGCGGACTTCATGTTCTCGCTCAAGGCCTCGCGCTTCGCCACCAACCGCAAGCTGTTGTCGGGCGCGGGCGATTCGATCAAGCGCTTCATCGACAGCGGCGTGGTCGAGCTGGGCGACAAGCTGGGGCCGATCGTGTGGCAGTTCATGCCGACCAAGCAGTTCGATGCCGAAGACTTCGAGGCGTTTCTCGAACTGCTGCCGAAGAAGGAAGGCAGCCGCGCGCTGCGCCACGTGATGGACGTGCGGCACGAGAGCTTCATCGTGCCGGCCTACAAGGCACTCGCGAAGAAGCACAAGGTGTCGACGGTGTTCACCGACGCCGACAAGTTTCCGTCCTTCGAGGAGCCCGAGGGCGAGTTCGCCTATGCACGGCTCATGATGGCCGACGCGAAGCTCAAGACCGGCTATGGGCCGAAGGCGCTCGACACCTGGGCCGAACGCGCGCAGGGATGGGCGGGATCGCCAACGAAGAAACGCGACGTGTTCGTCTACTTCATCAACGGCGCCAAGGAAAAGGCACCGGCCGCGGCCGGTGCCTTGCTGGAGCGCCTGGGATGGACGCCGCCGGCCTGA
- a CDS encoding polymer-forming cytoskeletal protein, with protein sequence MATQSPFFGKRDRDTDSLTSRPAPLVGSGTNLSGTPVNPSSLTAQQGGLGAAAAAAPAVKEGGSKLTVGPNIKLKGVEITDCDTLVVEGLVEATMDSRLMQIAEQGEFKGSAEIDIAEIRGIFDGNLTVREKLVIHSTGKVTGKIRYGKIVIEEGGQLSGEISFGAKA encoded by the coding sequence TTGGCTACACAGTCCCCCTTTTTCGGCAAGCGTGATCGTGACACCGACTCGTTGACATCCCGCCCCGCCCCGCTGGTTGGTTCGGGCACCAATCTCTCCGGTACCCCCGTCAATCCTTCATCGCTGACCGCACAACAAGGCGGACTCGGTGCTGCTGCTGCAGCAGCACCCGCCGTCAAGGAAGGCGGCAGCAAGCTCACCGTCGGCCCGAACATCAAGCTCAAGGGCGTCGAGATCACCGATTGCGACACGCTCGTGGTCGAAGGCCTGGTCGAAGCGACCATGGACTCGCGCCTGATGCAGATCGCCGAACAGGGCGAGTTCAAGGGCTCGGCCGAAATCGACATCGCCGAAATCCGCGGCATCTTCGACGGCAACCTCACGGTGCGCGAGAAGCTGGTCATTCACTCGACCGGCAAGGTCACCGGCAAGATCCGCTACGGCAAGATCGTGATCGAAGAAGGCGGCCAGCTGTCGGGCGAAATCAGCTTCGGCGCCAAGGCTTAA
- a CDS encoding ion transporter: MSRPNIEALSTPAATDSRFDKPARGWRRKLFTVIFEADTPAGLWFDLALIAVIVTSVLVVILDSVQSIREQWRPVFNALEWVFTILFTLEYIARLSCVNKPLRYALSFYGVIDLLALLPTFLVALAPELAYLIDVRILRLLRVFRIFKLSRYSVEYRALVLAVASSRRKITVFVGFVMLVVLVMGTLMYVVEGPTHGFTSIPVAIYWAISTMATVGFGDLVPKTDLGRAIASVMMLLGWGVLAVPTGIVTAEMARRGSDDDAAPVAVASRGVLAMTPPPTAAPARRITPAARRRALAQHRRGGR; this comes from the coding sequence ATGAGCCGCCCGAACATCGAAGCCCTTTCCACCCCCGCCGCCACCGACTCGCGCTTCGACAAGCCCGCGCGCGGCTGGCGACGCAAGCTGTTCACCGTGATCTTCGAGGCCGACACGCCTGCCGGCCTGTGGTTCGACCTGGCGCTGATCGCGGTGATCGTGACCAGCGTGCTGGTGGTGATCCTGGACAGCGTGCAGTCGATCCGCGAGCAATGGCGCCCGGTGTTCAACGCGCTCGAATGGGTGTTCACCATTCTCTTCACGCTGGAATACATCGCGCGGCTGTCGTGCGTGAACAAGCCCCTGCGCTATGCACTGAGTTTCTATGGCGTGATCGATCTGCTCGCGCTGCTGCCCACTTTTCTGGTGGCGCTGGCGCCCGAGCTGGCCTACCTGATCGACGTGCGCATCCTGCGGCTGTTGCGCGTGTTCCGCATCTTCAAGCTCTCGCGCTACTCGGTGGAATACCGCGCGCTGGTGCTGGCCGTGGCGTCGAGCCGCCGGAAGATCACCGTGTTCGTCGGCTTCGTGATGCTGGTGGTGCTGGTGATGGGCACGCTGATGTATGTGGTCGAAGGGCCGACGCACGGCTTCACCAGCATTCCGGTGGCGATCTACTGGGCCATCTCGACCATGGCCACGGTGGGCTTCGGCGACCTCGTGCCCAAGACCGACCTGGGCCGCGCGATCGCCTCGGTGATGATGTTGCTGGGCTGGGGCGTGCTGGCCGTGCCCACCGGCATCGTGACGGCAGAGATGGCACGGCGCGGGTCCGACGACGATGCGGCTCCGGTGGCTGTGGCGTCGCGCGGCGTGCTGGCGATGACGCCGCCGCCCACCGCCGCACCTGCGCGACGGATTACGCCTGCGGCCAGACGACGCGCCCTTGCGCAGCATCGTCGAGGCGGGCGATGA
- a CDS encoding IMPACT family protein, translating into MSFTLAQPVHSELVIKKSRFIGCVQPVPDRAAALAVVASLRAEHPAAAHVCWALMAGGQSAANDDGEPGGTAGRPMLEVLRHQEIEGALATVVRYFGGVKLGAGGLVRTYTDAIAQALLGATLVPLVRQRSLRCAVPYALEGLLRRELAAAGAVLDEVQHGDDVHFAFTLPAPDADAFIARLDDAAQGRVVWPQA; encoded by the coding sequence ATGAGCTTCACGCTGGCGCAACCGGTTCACAGCGAGCTGGTCATCAAGAAGAGCCGCTTCATCGGTTGCGTGCAGCCGGTGCCCGACCGGGCCGCTGCGCTGGCCGTCGTCGCCTCGCTGCGGGCCGAGCACCCCGCGGCTGCGCATGTGTGCTGGGCCTTGATGGCCGGTGGCCAATCAGCGGCCAACGACGACGGCGAGCCCGGCGGCACGGCCGGCCGGCCGATGCTGGAAGTGCTGCGTCATCAAGAGATCGAGGGCGCGCTCGCGACCGTGGTGCGCTACTTCGGCGGCGTGAAACTCGGCGCGGGCGGCCTCGTGCGGACCTACACCGACGCCATCGCGCAGGCCCTGCTGGGCGCCACGCTCGTGCCGCTGGTGCGGCAGCGCAGCCTGCGGTGCGCAGTGCCCTATGCGCTCGAGGGGCTGTTGCGGCGCGAGCTTGCCGCAGCAGGCGCGGTGCTCGATGAGGTGCAGCACGGCGACGATGTGCACTTTGCCTTCACGCTCCCCGCACCCGACGCCGATGCCTTCATCGCCCGCCTCGACGATGCTGCGCAAGGGCGCGTCGTCTGGCCGCAGGCGTAA
- the metW gene encoding methionine biosynthesis protein MetW: protein MSDLDNQRLIAALVPEGSRVLDLGCGDGALLDLLQRERGCSGYGVEIADGNVLQCIRRGVDVIQLNLDEGLAMFDDASFDVVLQIDTLQHLRNAEVMLRETARVGRIGVVAFPNFAHWPNRLSVARGRMPVTRRLPYQWYDTPNIRVGTFKDFEVLAGKNKLRVLDSFGLQNGRDVRWLPNARASTAVFKFERGG, encoded by the coding sequence ATGAGCGACCTCGACAATCAACGACTCATCGCTGCACTCGTGCCCGAAGGCTCGCGCGTGCTCGACCTCGGCTGTGGCGACGGCGCCCTGCTCGACCTGCTGCAGCGCGAACGCGGCTGCAGCGGCTATGGCGTGGAGATTGCCGACGGCAACGTGCTGCAGTGCATCCGCCGCGGCGTCGACGTGATCCAGCTCAACCTCGACGAAGGCCTCGCGATGTTCGATGACGCCTCGTTCGACGTGGTGCTGCAGATCGACACGCTGCAGCATCTGCGCAATGCCGAGGTCATGCTGCGCGAGACCGCGCGCGTGGGCCGCATCGGCGTCGTCGCCTTCCCCAACTTCGCGCACTGGCCCAACCGCCTGAGCGTGGCGCGCGGCCGCATGCCGGTGACGCGCCGCCTGCCCTACCAGTGGTACGACACGCCCAACATCCGCGTGGGCACCTTCAAGGACTTCGAAGTGCTGGCCGGCAAGAACAAGCTGCGCGTGCTCGATTCGTTCGGCCTGCAGAACGGGCGTGACGTGCGCTGGCTGCCGAATGCGCGCGCCAGCACGGCGGTCTTCAAGTTCGAGCGGGGCGGCTGA
- a CDS encoding homoserine O-acetyltransferase: MPSPLVVTSQSMQFAGPLALRSGTSISDYTLAYETYGTLNADRSNAVLVCHALNASHHVAGVYEGQARSEGWWDNMVGPGKPVDTDRFFVIGVNNLGSCFGSTGPMHVNPATGQVYGADFPVVTVEDWVDAQAALLDELGIRTLAAVMGGSLGGMQALSWTLQYPDRVRHAVVVASAPNLTAENIAFNEVARRAIVTDPDFHGGHFYQHGVIPKRGLRIARMIGHITYLSDDVMNEKFGRILRSAVEGETVGLNYRYSTQDVEFQIESYLRYQGDKFSEYFDANTYLLITRALDYFDPARNHGGNLSTALAQATAKFLLVSFKTDWRFSPARSRELVKALLDNRRNVSYAEIDAPHGHDAFLLDDVRYMGVVRSYFERVAQEFQ, from the coding sequence ATGCCGTCACCTTTGGTCGTCACTTCGCAGTCGATGCAGTTCGCAGGCCCGCTGGCCTTGCGCAGCGGCACGTCGATCAGCGACTACACACTCGCCTACGAGACCTATGGCACGCTGAACGCCGACCGCAGCAATGCGGTGCTGGTGTGCCATGCGCTCAATGCCTCGCACCACGTCGCGGGGGTCTACGAAGGCCAGGCCCGCTCCGAGGGCTGGTGGGACAACATGGTCGGGCCGGGCAAGCCGGTCGACACCGACCGCTTCTTCGTGATCGGCGTCAACAACCTCGGCTCCTGCTTCGGCTCGACCGGCCCGATGCACGTCAACCCGGCCACCGGTCAGGTCTACGGCGCCGACTTCCCGGTGGTGACGGTCGAAGACTGGGTCGACGCCCAGGCCGCATTGCTGGACGAACTGGGCATCCGCACGCTTGCAGCCGTCATGGGCGGCAGCCTCGGCGGCATGCAGGCGCTGTCGTGGACGCTGCAGTACCCCGACCGCGTGCGCCACGCCGTGGTGGTGGCCAGCGCACCCAACCTCACGGCCGAGAACATCGCCTTCAACGAAGTCGCGCGCCGCGCCATCGTGACCGACCCCGACTTCCACGGCGGCCACTTCTATCAGCACGGCGTGATCCCCAAGCGCGGCCTGCGCATCGCCCGCATGATCGGCCACATCACGTACCTCAGCGACGACGTGATGAACGAGAAGTTCGGCCGCATCCTGCGCAGCGCTGTCGAGGGCGAGACGGTCGGCCTTAACTACCGCTACTCCACGCAGGACGTCGAGTTCCAGATCGAGAGCTACCTGCGCTACCAGGGCGACAAGTTCAGCGAGTACTTCGACGCCAACACCTACCTGCTGATCACCCGCGCGCTCGACTACTTCGACCCCGCCCGCAACCACGGCGGCAATCTCAGCACCGCGCTGGCGCAGGCCACGGCCAAGTTCCTGCTCGTGAGCTTCAAGACCGACTGGCGCTTTTCGCCCGCGCGCAGCCGCGAACTGGTGAAGGCGCTGCTCGACAACCGCCGCAACGTGAGCTACGCCGAGATCGATGCGCCGCACGGGCACGACGCCTTCCTGCTGGACGACGTGCGCTACATGGGCGTGGTGCGCTCCTACTTCGAACGCGTGGCGCAGGAATTCCAATGA
- a CDS encoding TMEM165/GDT1 family protein: MEAFLVATGVVALAEMGDKTQLLALLLAARFRKPWPIVLGIFVATIVNHALAGAVGNYITHWLGPEVLRWILGGSFIAMAAWMLIPDKLDDDDAPGASHFGVFGTTVIAFFLAEMGDKTQIATVMLAARFTQDYFWVVAGTTLGMMLANAPVVWLGDKIVKRVPIKLVHGISAAIFLVLGVVMIVGW; the protein is encoded by the coding sequence ATGGAAGCTTTTCTCGTTGCAACCGGCGTAGTTGCGCTCGCCGAAATGGGCGACAAGACCCAACTTCTGGCCCTCTTGCTCGCTGCCCGTTTCAGGAAACCCTGGCCGATCGTGCTGGGCATCTTCGTCGCCACCATCGTCAACCATGCCCTTGCGGGTGCCGTCGGCAACTACATCACGCACTGGCTGGGGCCCGAGGTCCTTCGCTGGATCCTGGGCGGCTCGTTCATCGCGATGGCCGCCTGGATGCTGATTCCCGACAAGCTCGACGATGACGACGCCCCCGGTGCCTCGCACTTCGGCGTCTTCGGCACCACGGTCATCGCGTTCTTCCTGGCCGAGATGGGCGACAAGACGCAGATCGCCACCGTCATGCTCGCAGCCCGCTTCACCCAGGACTATTTCTGGGTCGTTGCCGGCACCACGCTGGGCATGATGCTGGCCAATGCGCCTGTGGTGTGGCTTGGCGACAAGATCGTCAAGCGCGTTCCCATCAAGCTCGTGCATGGCATCTCCGCCGCGATCTTCCTGGTGCTGGGCGTCGTCATGATCGTGGGCTGGTAG
- a CDS encoding RNA recognition motif domain-containing protein, with product MGNKLYVGNLPYSVRDGDLEQAFGQFGAVTSAKVMMERDTGRSKGFGFVEMGSDAEAQAAITGMNGQPLGGRSVVVNEARPMEARPPRSGGGGGYGGGGGGYGGGGGGGYGGGGGGYGGGGGDRSGGGGGRSGGGGYGGGGGGRSGGGGGGGDGGFRSPYGAGPRGGGGGGRSGGGGGYGGGGNSGY from the coding sequence ATGGGCAACAAACTGTACGTCGGCAACCTGCCTTACTCGGTGCGCGACGGTGATCTCGAACAGGCCTTCGGCCAGTTCGGCGCAGTGACCAGCGCCAAGGTCATGATGGAACGCGACACGGGCCGCTCGAAGGGCTTCGGCTTTGTCGAAATGGGCAGTGACGCGGAAGCACAGGCAGCCATCACCGGCATGAACGGCCAGCCCCTGGGCGGCCGCAGCGTCGTCGTCAATGAAGCACGTCCCATGGAAGCACGTCCCCCGCGCAGCGGTGGTGGCGGCGGCTACGGTGGTGGCGGCGGTGGTTATGGCGGCGGTGGTGGCGGAGGCTACGGCGGCGGCGGTGGTGGCTACGGTGGTGGTGGCGGCGATCGCAGCGGCGGCGGCGGTGGTCGCTCGGGTGGCGGCGGCTACGGCGGCGGCGGTGGTGGCCGCAGTGGCGGCGGCGGCGGTGGTGGCGATGGCGGTTTCCGCAGCCCCTACGGCGCTGGCCCCCGTGGCGGCGGCGGTGGTGGTCGCAGCGGTGGTGGCGGCGGCTACGGTGGTGGCGGCAACAGCGGCTACTGA
- a CDS encoding SDR family oxidoreductase: MTTSPLVFITGASSGIGQALAASFSDAGYRLALVARRTAEIESWANARQLSADRYQIYSADVAQTDSIVAAGVACIAQQGLPDVVIANAGISVGIDTAQRADLDVLAQTFATNNVGLAATFHPFVKAMEKRGSGRLVGIASVAAIRGLPGHGAYCASKAGVVAYCESLRGELHNSGVKVVTLCPGYIDTPLTQGNRYGMPFLMKAEDFAAQALRAIESGTSYRVIPWQMGVVAKIMRMLPNAVLDRAVQGRERKKRSGEA, translated from the coding sequence ATGACCACGTCCCCGCTTGTCTTCATCACCGGCGCATCGAGCGGCATCGGCCAGGCCCTGGCCGCGAGCTTCAGCGACGCGGGCTATCGCCTGGCGCTGGTCGCACGGCGCACGGCGGAGATCGAATCATGGGCGAACGCCCGTCAGCTAAGCGCAGACCGCTACCAAATCTACAGCGCCGACGTGGCGCAAACGGACAGCATCGTGGCTGCCGGCGTCGCCTGCATCGCGCAGCAGGGGCTGCCCGACGTGGTGATCGCCAATGCAGGCATCAGCGTTGGCATCGACACGGCGCAGCGCGCGGACCTCGACGTGCTGGCGCAGACCTTCGCCACCAACAACGTCGGACTGGCCGCTACTTTCCATCCGTTCGTGAAAGCGATGGAAAAGCGCGGCAGCGGCCGGCTGGTCGGCATCGCCAGCGTCGCTGCCATTCGCGGGCTGCCGGGGCATGGCGCGTATTGCGCCAGCAAGGCTGGCGTGGTCGCGTACTGCGAGAGCCTGCGCGGCGAGCTGCACAACAGCGGCGTCAAGGTCGTCACGCTCTGCCCGGGCTATATCGACACGCCGCTCACGCAAGGCAACCGCTACGGCATGCCCTTCCTGATGAAGGCCGAGGACTTCGCCGCGCAGGCGCTGCGCGCCATCGAGTCCGGCACGAGCTACCGCGTGATTCCCTGGCAGATGGGCGTGGTCGCCAAGATCATGCGCATGCTGCCCAATGCCGTGCTTGACCGGGCGGTGCAGGGCCGCGAGCGCAAGAAGCGCAGCGGCGAAGCCTGA